From the Francisella frigiditurris genome, one window contains:
- the hisIE gene encoding bifunctional phosphoribosyl-AMP cyclohydrolase/phosphoribosyl-ATP diphosphatase HisIE: MSNEIIESIDWKKMDDLVPAIIQSVVDSTVLMLGYMNKESLRKTLEIKKVTFYSRSKNRLWTKGEESGNFLELVDVLIDCDNDSILIKAIPYGPTCHTGSKSCFTKNEESNSFYIIDKLEKLIAERKDWLPENSYVSSLFKKGLPRIAQKVGEEGVEVVIAAMKQDSNDELISETADLLFHLLVLLREKGISLDQVCQKLVSRNH, translated from the coding sequence ATGAGTAATGAAATTATAGAGTCTATAGACTGGAAAAAAATGGATGATTTAGTACCAGCTATTATCCAGTCAGTGGTGGATAGTACAGTTTTGATGTTGGGCTACATGAATAAAGAGTCTTTAAGGAAAACATTAGAGATAAAAAAAGTTACATTCTATAGCCGTAGTAAAAATCGTTTATGGACTAAAGGTGAGGAGAGTGGAAACTTTCTTGAATTAGTAGATGTTTTAATAGATTGCGATAATGACTCAATACTTATAAAAGCTATACCTTATGGACCAACTTGTCATACAGGTAGTAAATCTTGTTTTACTAAGAATGAAGAATCAAATTCTTTTTATATAATTGATAAATTGGAAAAGTTAATCGCAGAGAGAAAAGATTGGTTACCAGAAAATAGCTATGTTTCTAGCTTATTTAAAAAAGGTTTACCAAGAATAGCTCAAAAGGTTGGTGAAGAAGGTGTGGAAGTTGTAATTGCTGCGATGAAGCAAGACTCCAATGATGAGCTAATTTCTGAAACAGCAGATTTGCTATTTCATTTACTAGTTTTATTAAGAGAAAAAGGAATATCTTTAGATCAAGTTTGTCAAAAATTAGTCTCTAGAAATCATTAA
- a CDS encoding class I SAM-dependent methyltransferase, producing the protein MIKTANNWNADLYDSKANFVTNYGDDVIELLAPKFNEIILDLGCGTGRLANTIAESGAKVTGVDYSLDMVNRAKKLYPNIDFHVADAQQSLDFSENSFDAVFSNAALHWMIDAESVIKNVAKVLKPNGRFVFEMGGKGNIDRLLFHINNISQEFNLTDYHIKNYYPSISEYSSLLEKNGFAVRFAVLFDRPTKLEGEDGITNWVTNFRADLLERVEDKEKFFTRLKEVARADLLNNGDWYADYVRLRMVATYK; encoded by the coding sequence ATGATTAAAACAGCAAATAACTGGAATGCTGATCTTTATGATAGCAAGGCTAATTTTGTCACAAACTATGGTGATGATGTTATAGAGCTTTTAGCTCCAAAATTTAATGAGATTATTTTAGATCTGGGATGTGGTACAGGTAGGCTTGCTAATACCATAGCTGAATCAGGTGCTAAAGTAACAGGTGTTGATTATTCATTGGATATGGTTAATAGGGCAAAGAAGCTTTATCCAAATATCGATTTTCATGTTGCGGATGCTCAGCAGAGTTTAGACTTTTCGGAAAATAGTTTTGATGCAGTTTTTTCTAATGCTGCTTTACATTGGATGATTGATGCTGAATCTGTAATAAAAAATGTAGCTAAAGTCCTTAAGCCAAATGGTAGATTTGTATTTGAAATGGGAGGAAAGGGTAATATAGACAGATTACTTTTTCATATAAATAATATTTCTCAAGAGTTTAATCTTACGGATTATCACATTAAAAATTATTATCCAAGTATTTCTGAATATAGCTCATTACTTGAAAAGAATGGTTTCGCAGTACGATTTGCGGTTTTATTTGATAGACCAACTAAGTTAGAAGGTGAAGATGGAATCACCAATTGGGTTACTAACTTTAGAGCTGACTTACTTGAGAGAGTAGAAGATAAAGAAAAGTTTTTTACAAGATTAAAAGAAGTCGCAAGAGCTGATTTACTTAATAATGGTGATTGGTATGCTGATTATGTAAGGTTAAGGATGGTTGCTACTTATAAATGA
- the hisG gene encoding ATP phosphoribosyltransferase has translation MRNRLRIAIQKKGRLHDSSMELFTKIGIKVEFSSKSNLLCHSINAPVDFLFVRDDDIPTMVNGNVCDLGIVGENVLEEYLLSIKDTTKKNDIINDKKLGFGYCRLSIAVPNDASDNLDKLKNTRIATSYPYLVQKFSKEYGLNLDPLSISGSVEIAPNLQMANSICDLVSTGRTLEENNLKEIHTVMKSQAVLIRSNENFKPELEEYYQLLLRRIEGVKHAQERKYIMFHIDKNAVNDIAHILPGHEGQTIMPIYGDTKVAIHLVTKEGVFWSTLEKLKAAGASSILVLPIEKMLE, from the coding sequence ATGAGAAATAGATTAAGAATAGCTATTCAAAAGAAAGGGCGTTTACATGATAGCTCAATGGAGCTATTTACCAAAATAGGTATTAAAGTTGAGTTTTCTAGTAAAAGTAATTTACTTTGCCACTCTATAAATGCTCCTGTAGATTTTCTTTTTGTTAGAGATGATGATATTCCAACTATGGTAAATGGTAATGTTTGTGACCTTGGTATAGTTGGTGAGAATGTTTTAGAAGAATATTTGTTAAGCATTAAAGATACTACAAAAAAGAATGACATTATTAATGATAAGAAATTAGGCTTTGGATATTGTAGATTATCTATAGCTGTACCAAATGATGCTAGTGATAATTTAGATAAATTAAAAAATACTAGAATAGCTACATCTTATCCATATTTAGTGCAAAAATTTTCAAAAGAATATGGATTGAATCTAGATCCTCTCTCAATTTCAGGATCTGTAGAGATTGCACCAAATTTGCAAATGGCAAACTCTATATGTGATTTAGTCTCTACAGGAAGAACTTTAGAAGAGAATAATCTTAAAGAGATTCATACAGTTATGAAGAGTCAGGCAGTATTGATTCGTTCAAATGAAAATTTCAAACCAGAATTAGAAGAATATTATCAGCTTTTATTGAGAAGAATTGAAGGTGTTAAGCATGCGCAAGAGCGTAAATATATTATGTTCCATATTGATAAAAATGCAGTAAATGATATTGCCCATATTCTTCCAGGCCATGAAGGCCAGACTATTATGCCTATATATGGTGATACTAAAGTTGCTATTCATTTAGTAACGAAAGAGGGAGTTTTCTGGAGCACACTAGAAAAATTAAAAGCAGCTGGAGCAAGTTCTATACTAGTTCTACCAATAGAAAAAATGCTTGAATAG
- the hisC gene encoding histidinol-phosphate transaminase, whose protein sequence is MQKQTTENLIRKDLQKFSAYSSARSLKVDGDIWLNANESPYNDENLYNRYPEPQPKKLVQKLASIYEVNESDLLVTRGSDEGIDLLFRLYCEYQKDSVFAVEPTFGMYKIAAQLQGVEYKTIKLKEENDFEINVSELLDNISNNCKLLFLCTPNNPTGKSIPLADIEFILNKLAGKCIVVVDEAYIEFSYEKSAACLINKYENLVVLRTLSKSFGMAGLRLGVVITNSDRILWLRKILAPYPIPKTTESTILSLLDEKSLDKIAHQVSEVKVQRQYIYEKLSEMKIVDKLWLSDANFILVRFKEGIFNKLMDNKIVVRSMAHFFNDERMLRISVGTVSENKKLIEVLEKLSNEYEAK, encoded by the coding sequence ATGCAAAAACAAACCACAGAAAATCTTATTCGTAAAGATTTACAAAAATTTAGTGCTTATTCATCTGCACGCTCTTTAAAAGTGGATGGAGATATATGGTTAAATGCTAATGAATCTCCTTATAATGATGAGAATTTATATAATCGTTATCCTGAACCGCAGCCGAAGAAACTGGTTCAAAAGTTGGCTAGTATATATGAAGTTAATGAAAGTGATTTACTAGTTACTAGAGGCAGTGATGAAGGAATTGATCTTTTATTTAGACTCTATTGTGAATACCAAAAGGATTCTGTTTTTGCAGTTGAGCCTACATTTGGAATGTATAAAATAGCAGCTCAATTACAGGGAGTAGAATATAAAACTATAAAACTAAAAGAGGAAAATGATTTTGAGATTAATGTTTCTGAACTTTTAGATAATATCTCTAATAATTGTAAATTGCTTTTTTTATGTACTCCTAATAATCCTACTGGAAAATCTATACCGTTAGCAGATATTGAGTTTATTCTTAATAAACTAGCTGGTAAGTGTATAGTTGTAGTTGATGAGGCATATATTGAGTTTAGTTATGAGAAATCAGCGGCTTGTCTTATTAATAAGTATGAAAATCTTGTAGTATTAAGAACTTTATCTAAATCTTTTGGTATGGCAGGACTTAGATTAGGGGTTGTAATTACTAATTCTGATAGAATTCTCTGGTTAAGAAAAATACTAGCACCATATCCTATTCCTAAAACTACAGAAAGTACTATATTAAGCCTACTTGATGAAAAAAGTTTAGATAAGATAGCTCACCAAGTATCAGAAGTAAAAGTCCAAAGACAATATATATATGAGAAGCTATCTGAGATGAAAATAGTTGATAAATTATGGTTATCAGATGCTAATTTTATTTTAGTAAGATTTAAAGAAGGAATCTTTAACAAATTAATGGATAATAAGATAGTTGTTCGTTCTATGGCACATTTTTTTAATGATGAAAGAATGTTAAGAATAAGCGTAGGAACAGTGTCTGAAAATAAGAAGTTAATAGAAGTATTAGAAAAGTTAAGTAATGAATATGAAGCAAAGTAA
- the hisA gene encoding 1-(5-phosphoribosyl)-5-[(5-phosphoribosylamino)methylideneamino]imidazole-4-carboxamide isomerase has protein sequence MNIFPAIDLINGKCVRLEKGDFNKTTTYQLEPKDVANSYQQAGAKFIHVVDLDGAKKGQTCQFETIQQIRDNCNMTLQVGGGIKDFATIDKLLEIGVDRVVVGSLAVKDIELTKKFFEKYGAEKIVLALDVFIKEGTPYIATHGWQESSTTTLDQIIQTYLADGLEYVLCTDISRDGMLQGPNFELYRVYSSIYPDVKFMASGGVGKLEDLKILKEQAAYGVIIGKALYENKFTLQEALEC, from the coding sequence ATGAATATATTTCCAGCAATAGATTTAATAAATGGTAAATGTGTTCGCTTAGAAAAGGGTGACTTTAATAAAACTACTACTTATCAGCTAGAACCAAAAGATGTAGCTAATTCATATCAGCAGGCAGGAGCTAAATTTATCCATGTGGTAGATTTAGATGGTGCAAAAAAAGGTCAAACTTGTCAATTTGAAACTATACAACAAATTAGAGATAACTGTAATATGACTCTACAGGTTGGCGGAGGAATTAAGGATTTTGCAACTATTGATAAGCTTCTGGAAATTGGTGTTGATAGAGTAGTTGTTGGTAGTTTAGCTGTTAAAGATATAGAGTTAACTAAGAAGTTTTTTGAAAAATATGGAGCTGAAAAAATAGTTTTAGCTTTAGATGTTTTTATTAAAGAAGGAACTCCATACATAGCAACACATGGTTGGCAAGAATCTAGTACAACCACTTTAGATCAGATAATTCAGACTTATCTTGCTGATGGTCTTGAATATGTGTTGTGTACCGATATCTCAAGAGATGGTATGTTACAAGGTCCGAATTTTGAGTTGTATAGAGTTTATTCATCAATATATCCAGATGTTAAATTTATGGCTTCTGGTGGAGTTGGTAAGTTAGAGGACTTGAAGATATTGAAAGAGCAGGCTGCATATGGAGTAATTATTGGTAAAGCTTTATATGAAAATAAATTTACACTACAAGAGGCTTTAGAATGCTAA
- the hisF gene encoding imidazole glycerol phosphate synthase subunit HisF — translation MLTKRIIPCLDVKDGVVVKGVKFRNHRVIGDIIELAQKYSEAGADELVFYDIGASPDNKLLSIKWIQEIAKKINIPFCVAGGIKSVENARAILNEGADKISVNSAALARPDLINELVYEFGTQCVVVGIDSKFIDGEFKVCQYTGSADKTVQTLLDPVSWAKEVESRGAGEIVLNCMNHDGVKGGYDLEHLREVQSSVSIPVIASGGAGEIQHFVDVFKYTNIDGALAASVFHDDIIAIPELKKELSKNNIPVRIVKD, via the coding sequence ATGCTAACTAAAAGAATAATCCCATGCCTTGATGTTAAAGATGGCGTGGTTGTTAAAGGTGTCAAATTTAGAAATCATCGAGTTATTGGCGATATCATTGAGCTTGCACAGAAGTACTCAGAGGCGGGAGCTGATGAGCTGGTGTTTTATGATATTGGAGCAAGTCCAGATAATAAGTTACTTTCTATAAAATGGATACAAGAAATAGCTAAGAAAATTAACATCCCATTTTGTGTGGCTGGTGGAATAAAGTCTGTAGAAAATGCTAGAGCTATCCTTAATGAAGGAGCAGATAAGATATCTGTAAATTCAGCAGCATTAGCTAGGCCTGATTTAATAAATGAGCTGGTGTATGAATTTGGTACACAGTGTGTGGTAGTAGGAATAGATAGCAAATTCATCGATGGGGAGTTTAAGGTTTGTCAGTATACAGGTAGTGCAGATAAGACTGTCCAAACTTTATTAGACCCTGTCAGTTGGGCAAAAGAAGTTGAATCTCGAGGAGCTGGTGAGATAGTCCTTAATTGCATGAATCATGATGGTGTAAAAGGTGGCTATGATTTAGAACATCTAAGGGAAGTTCAATCTAGTGTTTCTATACCAGTTATAGCTTCTGGTGGTGCTGGAGAAATTCAGCATTTTGTTGATGTATTTAAATATACAAATATAGATGGAGCTTTAGCTGCTAGTGTATTTCATGATGACATTATAGCTATACCAGAGTTAAAGAAAGAGCTTTCAAAAAATAATATACCTGTAAGAATAGTGAAGGATTAA
- the hisD gene encoding histidinol dehydrogenase, with amino-acid sequence MIKILDWQELSLLEQKELLSRPVSSNKDSLISGVRNILDEVKQKGDQALLDFTAKFDKANLKSIMVSKAEIEKAYTLVSEEEISLIKKTIARISNYHEVMKPKTTICHTNDGVVCKKIYKPIEKVGLYVPGGSAPLVSTLIMLAAPAQIAGCKKVYVTTPCDENGNIHPLILIAADICNVSSIYKLGGAQAIAALAYGTETVPKVNKIYGPGNSWVTEAKQQVSHDSQGAAIDLPAGPSEVLVIADESANPKFVAADLLAQAEHGVDSQALLITDSQNLANKVKEEVIKQTSIAQRKEIIEKSLLNSAIIVTKSVDEAINIANEYASEHLILNIKNADDYVEKIENAGAVFVGPWAAEALGDYVTGSNHVLPTYGYAKAYSGLATIDFMKAISIQNVSKEGIKNIGKMAMRLADIEGLKAHENAIAIRLESL; translated from the coding sequence ATGATTAAAATATTAGATTGGCAAGAGCTTAGCTTATTGGAGCAAAAGGAGCTTTTATCTAGACCTGTTAGCTCCAATAAAGATAGTCTAATTTCAGGAGTTAGAAATATTTTAGATGAAGTAAAGCAGAAGGGAGATCAAGCTCTTTTAGATTTTACAGCTAAATTTGATAAAGCTAATTTAAAAAGTATTATGGTTTCTAAGGCTGAAATAGAAAAAGCATATACTTTAGTTTCAGAAGAAGAAATTAGTCTTATAAAAAAAACTATAGCACGCATATCTAACTACCATGAGGTAATGAAGCCAAAAACTACTATTTGTCATACAAATGATGGAGTGGTTTGTAAGAAAATATATAAGCCAATTGAAAAAGTTGGATTGTATGTACCTGGTGGATCAGCGCCATTGGTTTCTACTTTAATAATGTTAGCAGCTCCAGCTCAAATTGCAGGCTGTAAAAAAGTTTATGTTACTACACCATGTGACGAAAATGGAAATATACATCCATTAATATTAATAGCTGCAGATATTTGTAATGTATCTAGTATTTATAAATTAGGTGGAGCTCAGGCTATAGCTGCTTTAGCATATGGTACAGAGACGGTACCTAAAGTAAATAAAATCTATGGTCCTGGTAATTCATGGGTTACAGAGGCAAAGCAACAAGTTTCTCATGATAGTCAAGGTGCAGCGATAGATTTACCTGCTGGTCCTTCAGAAGTGTTAGTGATTGCAGACGAAAGTGCTAATCCAAAGTTCGTTGCTGCAGATTTATTAGCTCAAGCTGAGCATGGGGTGGACTCTCAAGCATTGTTAATTACAGATAGTCAAAATTTAGCGAACAAAGTAAAAGAAGAAGTTATCAAACAAACAAGTATTGCTCAAAGAAAAGAGATAATTGAAAAATCTCTATTAAATAGTGCAATTATAGTTACAAAATCTGTTGATGAAGCAATTAATATAGCTAATGAATATGCATCTGAGCATCTTATATTAAATATTAAAAATGCTGATGACTATGTAGAAAAAATTGAAAATGCTGGAGCGGTATTTGTTGGTCCATGGGCAGCAGAAGCTTTAGGGGATTATGTTACTGGTTCAAATCATGTTTTACCAACTTATGGTTATGCAAAGGCGTATAGTGGTTTAGCAACCATAGATTTCATGAAGGCAATAAGTATTCAAAATGTGTCTAAAGAAGGTATAAAAAATATAGGTAAAATGGCAATGAGATTAGCTGATATAGAGGGTCTCAAAGCTCATGAAAATGCAATAGCTATTCGTTTGGAGAGTTTATAA
- the hisB gene encoding bifunctional histidinol-phosphatase/imidazoleglycerol-phosphate dehydratase HisB, with amino-acid sequence MKQSKYLFIDRDGTLIVEPPIDKQVDSIEKLEFFEGVFEALKKLQSAGFKLVMISNQDGLGTESFPKADFDAPHDLMLKIFKSQGIEFDEILICPHFSHEDCNCRKPKVGLLMDYLVEQRISLKDSYVIGDRITDVQLANNIKVNPIQIGEDEYKTWDDIVNAILNKPRVAEIKRVTNETDIFVKVNLDVPGKRNITTGIGFFDHMLDQIAKHAGISAEIIAKGDLHIDDHHCVEDVAISFSQAIAKALGDKYGINRYGFLLPMDEALVEVALDLSGRSYCSFEANFDREMVGDLSVELVKHFFVSFAEGLKATLHIKVTGENTHHMIEACFKGLGKVLKQAIAKSNIAEIPSSKGVL; translated from the coding sequence ATGAAGCAAAGTAAATATTTATTTATAGATAGAGATGGAACTCTAATTGTTGAGCCACCTATTGATAAGCAAGTTGATAGTATAGAAAAACTTGAATTTTTTGAAGGGGTTTTTGAAGCATTAAAGAAGCTGCAATCTGCTGGATTTAAGCTAGTGATGATTTCAAACCAAGATGGCTTAGGAACAGAATCTTTTCCAAAGGCTGATTTTGATGCACCTCATGATCTAATGCTTAAAATATTCAAATCTCAGGGGATTGAGTTTGATGAGATATTAATCTGTCCACATTTTAGTCATGAAGATTGCAATTGTCGCAAACCTAAAGTTGGTTTACTAATGGACTATTTAGTTGAACAAAGAATTTCATTAAAAGATAGTTATGTGATTGGTGACAGAATAACTGATGTTCAATTGGCAAATAACATAAAAGTGAATCCTATCCAAATAGGTGAGGATGAATATAAAACTTGGGATGATATTGTTAATGCTATATTAAATAAGCCTAGAGTTGCTGAAATAAAGCGTGTTACTAATGAAACAGATATTTTTGTGAAGGTTAATTTAGACGTTCCAGGTAAGAGAAATATAACAACAGGCATTGGCTTTTTTGATCATATGTTAGATCAAATAGCAAAACACGCTGGCATAAGTGCTGAAATTATAGCTAAAGGTGATTTACATATAGATGATCATCACTGCGTTGAAGATGTTGCAATAAGCTTTTCACAGGCTATAGCAAAAGCTCTTGGTGATAAATATGGTATAAATCGTTATGGTTTTTTATTACCGATGGATGAGGCACTAGTTGAGGTAGCTTTAGATCTAAGTGGTAGAAGTTATTGCTCTTTTGAGGCTAATTTTGATCGTGAAATGGTTGGTGACTTATCAGTAGAATTAGTAAAACATTTCTTTGTGTCTTTTGCCGAAGGGTTAAAGGCAACTCTACATATCAAAGTTACTGGTGAGAATACTCATCATATGATTGAAGCATGTTTTAAAGGCTTAGGAAAAGTTTTAAAGCAAGCTATAGCTAAAAGTAATATTGCTGAAATTCCTAGTTCTAAGGGAGTGTTATGA
- a CDS encoding YerC/YecD family TrpR-related protein, translated as MSEIKDNDKNLSDLFETFTKFENAEEAKLFFEDLCTPVDLIAMAARWRVVKEIKKNKSYRQIHADTGVSLTTISRIARCITYGTGGYNIIYDRINKEEL; from the coding sequence ATGTCAGAAATCAAAGATAATGATAAGAATTTATCAGATCTATTTGAGACTTTTACCAAGTTTGAAAATGCAGAAGAAGCAAAATTATTTTTTGAAGATTTGTGTACCCCAGTAGATTTAATTGCTATGGCTGCTAGATGGCGAGTGGTTAAAGAAATTAAAAAGAATAAGTCATATAGACAGATACATGCTGATACCGGAGTTAGTTTAACTACTATAAGTAGAATAGCTCGTTGTATTACATATGGTACAGGTGGTTATAATATTATTTATGATCGAATTAATAAAGAGGAGCTATAG
- a CDS encoding ATP-binding cassette domain-containing protein has translation MQTFLKISDLSVGYTTKECFSNFSVNICYGDRVTIIGKNGSGKSSLLNKIYELAIKNKLKVSYIKQVSETDNSISGGEAFLLNFTNAISTYPDILLLDEPTNHLDNKNRNNLLRFLDNYYGTVIIVTHDRSLINNCEYIWHIYNSKVNKFHGSYSDYLTEQEIKKQTIETRIKEISEEKKRLHEKLMQEQERSSKMSLRGKKNIKNKKWATIKSATKLGNSIVTSNKIKKELFKENKKIETERKELYIPEDLKVSFSLKNNQKLDKDILVLKDLKIYYKEGLNVLESINFYMRGDEKVIITGDNASGKTTFIKMLLEDPSVRVKGEKLISNLSIGYLDQNYINLNKDKTVIEQFEKFDLIQIDIRKHLSQFLFRRNEEVNLCVNQLSGGEMCRLSLALIALEKNDLLLIDEPSNNIDLETKEQLINILNDFKGSFILVSHDEEFLNNINMDSIYKIENKTIKKVQ, from the coding sequence ATGCAAACATTTTTAAAAATAAGTGATTTATCTGTAGGTTATACTACAAAAGAGTGTTTCTCTAACTTTTCAGTAAATATTTGTTATGGTGATAGAGTCACAATAATTGGAAAAAATGGTTCAGGTAAGTCTTCTTTGTTAAATAAGATTTATGAGTTAGCAATAAAAAATAAACTCAAGGTGTCTTATATAAAACAGGTATCAGAAACTGATAATAGTATAAGTGGAGGAGAAGCTTTTTTACTGAATTTTACAAATGCTATTTCAACGTATCCTGATATTTTATTGCTAGATGAACCAACTAATCATCTTGATAATAAGAATAGGAATAATCTATTAAGATTTTTAGACAACTATTATGGGACTGTAATTATCGTCACACATGATAGAAGTTTGATAAATAACTGTGAATATATATGGCATATTTACAATTCAAAAGTAAATAAATTCCATGGTAGTTATAGTGATTATTTGACTGAACAAGAGATAAAGAAACAAACTATAGAAACTAGAATAAAAGAAATCTCTGAAGAGAAGAAAAGGCTACATGAGAAACTGATGCAAGAGCAAGAGCGTTCCTCAAAAATGTCTTTAAGAGGAAAAAAGAATATTAAAAATAAAAAATGGGCAACGATAAAAAGTGCAACAAAGCTCGGGAACTCAATAGTAACATCAAATAAGATAAAAAAAGAATTATTCAAAGAAAATAAAAAGATCGAGACAGAAAGGAAAGAACTATATATTCCAGAAGATTTAAAAGTTAGTTTCTCCCTAAAAAATAATCAAAAGCTCGATAAAGATATATTGGTCTTAAAAGATCTTAAAATATATTATAAAGAAGGGCTTAATGTCCTAGAGAGTATTAATTTCTATATGAGAGGTGATGAGAAGGTTATTATTACTGGTGATAATGCAAGTGGTAAAACAACATTTATTAAAATGTTATTGGAAGATCCTAGTGTTAGAGTGAAAGGAGAAAAACTAATATCTAATTTAAGCATAGGCTACTTAGATCAAAATTATATTAACTTAAACAAAGATAAGACAGTAATTGAGCAGTTTGAGAAATTTGATCTAATACAAATAGATATTAGAAAACATTTAAGTCAATTTCTTTTTAGAAGAAATGAAGAAGTAAATCTTTGTGTTAATCAACTTTCTGGTGGGGAGATGTGTAGGTTATCATTGGCTCTTATAGCATTAGAGAAAAATGATTTGTTATTAATTGACGAGCCTTCAAATAATATTGATTTAGAAACAAAAGAGCAATTAATTAATATATTAAATGATTTTAAGGGAAGTTTTATTCTTGTATCTCATGATGAAGAATTTTTAAATAATATAAATATGGATTCTATCTATAAAATTGAAAATAAAACTATTAAAAAAGTACAGTAA
- the hisH gene encoding imidazole glycerol phosphate synthase subunit HisH, with amino-acid sequence MIAIIDCCGSNFASIKYAFEKLGQEILLTHDAEEIKKADCVILPGVGHAKSAMENLRLYGLDTVISQLKQPVLGICLGMQIMYSHSEEGDTECLGIFNEKVKSFRKTQGFSIPHMGWNSLQNINKDHFLFQNIAEDDFVYFVHSFYAEINDYSLATNDYINNFTAIVNKDNFYGIQFHPEKSGEIGVKFLQNFIKGAL; translated from the coding sequence ATGATAGCAATAATAGACTGTTGTGGTAGTAACTTTGCTTCAATAAAATATGCATTTGAGAAATTAGGTCAAGAAATACTTCTAACACATGACGCTGAAGAAATAAAAAAGGCAGATTGCGTAATACTTCCTGGGGTTGGTCATGCTAAGTCAGCTATGGAGAATCTAAGATTATATGGTTTAGATACTGTTATTTCACAACTTAAACAACCAGTATTGGGAATCTGTTTGGGAATGCAAATTATGTATAGTCATTCTGAAGAGGGTGATACAGAATGTTTAGGTATCTTTAATGAAAAGGTAAAATCTTTTAGAAAAACTCAAGGTTTTAGTATTCCACATATGGGTTGGAATAGTTTACAAAATATAAATAAAGATCATTTTTTGTTTCAGAATATAGCAGAAGATGATTTTGTATATTTTGTGCATAGTTTTTATGCTGAGATTAATGATTATTCATTAGCAACAAATGATTATATTAATAACTTTACTGCTATAGTAAATAAAGATAATTTCTATGGAATACAGTTTCATCCTGAAAAATCAGGAGAGATAGGAGTGAAATTTCTCCAAAACTTTATAAAAGGAGCTCTATAG